A region of Bacillota bacterium DNA encodes the following proteins:
- a CDS encoding QueT transporter family protein, with protein sequence MGRRGGRGDTAPFFRERGGLWLLGENTTVIRPRGARAHDGPPRRGWSAGLRVRDGGSRVVRGIVRGALVAAVYVAVSYALAPLSFGPLQFRVAEGLTLLPMVFAEAVPGLFVGCLVANLLGPYGLPDVVFGSLITLVAAIITRVFRRSPVAYVSPIALNAAFVSAYLTFLTKVPYWALVLSIGASETISVLAIGVPLLKLMSRAFGEKER encoded by the coding sequence ATGGGTCGGCGAGGAGGTCGCGGTGACACTGCGCCGTTTTTCCGCGAGCGCGGAGGACTTTGGTTGCTTGGGGAGAATACTACCGTTATCAGGCCGCGGGGCGCACGGGCGCATGATGGCCCGCCCCGAAGGGGGTGGAGCGCGGGTTTGCGAGTTCGGGATGGAGGGTCGCGAGTCGTGAGGGGCATCGTGCGCGGCGCGCTCGTTGCCGCGGTTTACGTGGCGGTGTCGTACGCGCTCGCGCCGTTGAGCTTCGGGCCGCTGCAGTTCAGGGTGGCGGAAGGGCTCACGTTGCTCCCGATGGTCTTCGCCGAGGCCGTCCCCGGGCTTTTCGTCGGGTGCCTCGTTGCCAACTTGCTCGGGCCGTACGGCCTGCCCGACGTGGTGTTCGGCAGCCTCATCACCTTGGTTGCGGCCATCATCACGCGGGTGTTCCGGCGAAGCCCCGTCGCCTATGTCTCCCCGATCGCGCTGAACGCCGCCTTTGTCAGCGCTTACCTCACCTTTCTCACCAAGGTTCCGTATTGGGCGCTGGTGCTCAGCATAGGCGCATCGGAAACCATCTCGGTGCTGGCCATCGGCGTGCCGCTTCTGAAGCTCATGAGCCGGGCGTTCGGAGAGAAGGAGCGTTGA
- a CDS encoding M28 family peptidase, translating into MAAWKCDMMASGVGKSAASRCGALVNALGREVGPTASYCRLSQTLARFCNCCLVLGFVIVCACTGCRGTTAAAGSGIDRGVLEPAVHAPGASPEAEGSAAPGNAGSQDAWHYLERQVSFGPRNPGSDGHRKVVDFIASELGRSADVVQVRPFDAVYEGTAYSMANITALFKSASGKEEPFILLAAHFDTRPRAEHDPLPERRLTPIMGANDGGSGVAVLLEIAGMLARTRPPVPVMLAFFDGEDLGASADCMFLGSRRLAESVDPGQVTYMLLLDMVGDADLNICVEGYSQLSAPDVVDAVWSSAERLGYGDTFSREVRYHILDDHVPFIERGIPAVDIIDFDYPYWHTTLDTMDKCSPRSLQIVKDVVLDTIFRNGAAPPSLRKPDGS; encoded by the coding sequence ATGGCGGCTTGGAAGTGCGATATGATGGCGTCGGGAGTTGGGAAGTCCGCGGCCTCGCGCTGCGGCGCGCTTGTGAACGCCTTGGGAAGGGAAGTGGGTCCAACGGCAAGCTACTGTCGGCTTTCGCAAACGCTCGCCCGTTTCTGCAACTGCTGCCTGGTGTTGGGCTTCGTCATCGTATGCGCGTGTACCGGGTGCCGGGGCACCACCGCTGCCGCAGGCTCCGGAATCGACAGGGGCGTTTTGGAGCCTGCGGTGCATGCGCCCGGTGCCAGTCCGGAGGCTGAGGGGAGCGCGGCGCCAGGCAACGCGGGGTCTCAGGACGCCTGGCATTACCTGGAGCGCCAGGTGAGCTTCGGCCCGAGGAATCCGGGGTCGGACGGCCATCGGAAGGTGGTTGACTTTATCGCCTCCGAGCTCGGGAGATCCGCCGATGTCGTCCAGGTGCGCCCCTTTGACGCCGTCTACGAAGGCACCGCGTATTCCATGGCCAACATCACCGCGCTCTTCAAGTCCGCGTCGGGCAAAGAGGAGCCATTCATTCTGCTCGCGGCGCATTTCGACACCCGCCCTCGTGCAGAGCACGACCCCCTTCCCGAGCGGAGGCTTACCCCCATAATGGGTGCGAATGACGGGGGTTCGGGAGTGGCCGTGCTTCTGGAGATCGCAGGCATGCTGGCGCGGACGAGGCCACCCGTTCCTGTGATGCTGGCCTTCTTCGACGGTGAGGATCTCGGCGCTTCGGCGGACTGCATGTTCCTTGGGTCGCGTCGCCTTGCAGAAAGCGTGGACCCAGGACAGGTGACATACATGCTGCTCCTCGACATGGTGGGCGACGCTGATCTCAACATATGTGTGGAAGGCTACTCCCAGCTGAGCGCGCCCGACGTGGTAGACGCGGTATGGTCTAGTGCTGAGCGCCTCGGCTACGGGGACACGTTCAGCCGTGAGGTTCGCTATCATATCCTGGACGACCACGTTCCTTTCATTGAAAGGGGCATCCCGGCGGTTGACATCATCGACTTCGACTACCCGTACTGGCACACAACCCTCGATACTATGGACAAGTGCAGCCCCAGGAGCCTGCAGATCGTGAAGGATGTTGTCCTCGACACCATCTTTCGGAACGGGGCGGCGCCTCCTTCCCTGCGCAAGCCTGATGGGTCCTGA
- a CDS encoding ATP-grasp domain-containing protein, translated as MGFVVGLAYNLKKDCPRSEMVVEDADAEFEEQATVDRIAKALRAAGHRVVRMPYGPGLLSKLQRDRVDVVFNIAEGWEGRCREAIVPAILESLGIPYTGSDPLTLAVCLDKAVTKALVSSYGIPTPKAIKVESPADLPDDLGMEFPLFVKPAYEGSSKGVRSSSKVNNRKELAAMVEWITGSYRQPALVEEFLPGREFTVGIVGNRELETFPIMEVRPTAEVEPESFVYCYNTKHNNLEKFLCPAPIPGELAERIRDVAIKTFRILECRDLARVDVRLDGAGNPNFLEINPLPGLSAVSLFPIAAMAGGISFEDLVQKILDTAAARLNLQARKAAQEAAAARCSRSALARS; from the coding sequence ATGGGATTTGTGGTAGGTCTGGCCTACAACCTCAAGAAGGATTGTCCCAGGTCTGAGATGGTAGTCGAAGACGCTGACGCCGAGTTTGAGGAACAGGCAACGGTAGACCGAATAGCGAAGGCCTTGCGAGCCGCAGGGCATCGTGTCGTGAGGATGCCGTACGGCCCGGGGTTGCTTTCGAAGCTGCAACGCGATCGCGTTGACGTCGTCTTTAACATAGCCGAGGGCTGGGAAGGCCGGTGCCGTGAGGCGATCGTCCCGGCGATACTGGAGTCTCTCGGGATCCCGTACACCGGCTCGGACCCGCTCACGTTAGCGGTGTGCCTTGACAAGGCGGTCACCAAGGCTCTCGTCTCATCGTACGGAATTCCAACACCTAAAGCAATCAAGGTCGAGTCCCCTGCAGACCTTCCCGACGACCTCGGCATGGAGTTCCCCCTCTTTGTCAAGCCCGCTTACGAAGGTTCCAGCAAGGGCGTGAGGAGTTCGTCGAAGGTCAATAACAGAAAAGAGCTAGCGGCCATGGTGGAATGGATCACCGGGTCCTACAGGCAACCCGCCCTGGTCGAAGAGTTTCTGCCCGGGCGTGAGTTCACCGTGGGCATAGTGGGCAATCGTGAGCTTGAGACATTCCCCATCATGGAAGTGCGGCCCACGGCCGAGGTCGAGCCTGAGTCGTTCGTGTATTGCTACAACACGAAGCACAACAACCTTGAGAAATTCCTCTGTCCGGCGCCGATCCCCGGCGAGCTCGCGGAGAGGATTCGCGACGTAGCCATAAAGACGTTCCGGATACTCGAGTGCCGCGACCTCGCACGGGTGGACGTGAGGCTTGACGGCGCGGGCAATCCCAACTTCCTCGAGATAAACCCGTTGCCGGGCCTGTCCGCCGTGAGCTTGTTCCCTATCGCCGCCATGGCCGGAGGGATCTCGTTCGAGGACCTGGTCCAGAAGATCCTCGATACCGCGGCGGCCAGGTTGAACCTGCAGGCGCGCAAGGCGGCGCAGGAAGCAGCGGCAGCGCGGTGTTCCCGGTCGGCGCTCGCCCGGTCTTGA
- a CDS encoding ATP-binding cassette domain-containing protein yields the protein MVKLRHLRKTFLPGTTNGRMALRDVSLDLASGDFVTIIGSNGAGKSTLLNAVAGVFPVDDGTIIVDGQDVTSLPEHERAPMIGRVFQDPMQGTAGSMSIEENLAMAARRGEPRRLRWGVTQKDRETFREYLALLGLGLEERLSEPVRLLSGGQRQALALLMATIKKPKLLLLDEHAAALDPKTAQDILALTDRLVKRHGLTVMMVTHNLRHALAYGNRTIMMHEGEIVLDVGGPERSQMTVADLLERFHAIRGERLLDDRILLEV from the coding sequence ATGGTAAAGCTGAGGCATCTTCGGAAAACGTTTTTGCCAGGAACCACTAACGGCCGCATGGCACTTCGGGATGTCTCGTTGGACCTTGCGTCCGGCGACTTCGTGACCATCATCGGGAGCAACGGCGCGGGGAAATCCACGCTCCTGAACGCGGTGGCAGGCGTGTTCCCGGTGGACGACGGCACGATCATCGTCGACGGGCAAGACGTGACCTCGCTTCCCGAGCATGAGAGGGCTCCAATGATCGGCCGGGTGTTCCAGGACCCGATGCAAGGGACAGCAGGCTCGATGTCCATTGAGGAGAATCTAGCGATGGCAGCGAGGCGCGGGGAGCCGAGGCGGCTCAGATGGGGCGTCACGCAGAAGGACCGTGAGACGTTCAGGGAGTATCTCGCGCTCCTCGGCCTGGGCCTGGAGGAGCGGCTCTCTGAGCCTGTGAGGCTTCTCTCCGGCGGCCAGCGACAAGCTCTGGCCCTCCTCATGGCCACGATAAAGAAGCCGAAACTCCTGCTCCTCGACGAGCACGCAGCCGCCCTCGACCCGAAGACGGCCCAGGACATCCTCGCCCTGACCGACCGTCTCGTGAAGCGTCACGGCCTCACCGTCATGATGGTGACTCACAACCTCCGTCACGCGCTGGCCTACGGGAATCGCACCATCATGATGCATGAGGGTGAGATAGTGCTGGACGTAGGAGGCCCTGAGAGGTCGCAGATGACCGTGGCCGACCTTCTTGAGCGCTTTCACGCCATCCGGGGCGAGAGGCTCCTGGACGACCGGATCCTTCTCGAGGTGTGA
- a CDS encoding ABC transporter permease: MSLGALSGALEQGLVYAVMALGVYITFRVLNFPDLTVDGSFPLGAAIAARLIYTGGDPVVATLVAPVLGFVAGATTGVLNTKLKISGLLAGILTMTALYSVNLRIMGRANIPLLRSATVLTTLTGLGVPGGCAALILFSVTALVAKLLLDAFLRTEFGLALRATGDNEVMIRSLGVNTDSMKIIGLGLSNALVALCGAMVAQYQGFADIGMGIGMVVAGLASVIIGGAIIAPSSTGLATFGVVAGSVIYRFAVFVALRLGFAPTDLKIVTAALVVIALSGPVIRRTLGMERRRALGHGKAEASSENVFARNH; the protein is encoded by the coding sequence ATCTCCCTAGGCGCGCTCAGTGGTGCCCTTGAACAGGGTCTGGTGTACGCGGTGATGGCTCTCGGGGTGTACATTACGTTCCGTGTCCTCAATTTCCCCGATCTCACCGTGGACGGGAGTTTCCCGCTGGGTGCGGCCATTGCAGCGAGGCTGATATACACCGGGGGCGACCCCGTCGTAGCGACCTTGGTCGCCCCGGTTCTCGGCTTCGTAGCGGGGGCGACAACCGGGGTCCTCAACACCAAGTTGAAGATCTCAGGGCTTCTCGCTGGCATATTGACGATGACCGCGCTTTACTCGGTGAACCTCCGGATCATGGGGAGAGCCAACATCCCGCTTCTCAGGAGCGCGACGGTGCTGACGACTCTGACAGGCCTCGGTGTGCCCGGAGGCTGCGCGGCGCTGATCCTTTTCTCGGTCACGGCGCTTGTGGCCAAATTGCTGCTGGACGCGTTTCTCCGCACCGAGTTTGGCCTTGCGCTCCGGGCGACCGGCGACAACGAAGTGATGATACGCAGCCTGGGCGTGAACACCGACTCCATGAAGATCATCGGCCTCGGCTTGTCCAACGCGCTCGTTGCGTTGTGCGGCGCCATGGTCGCGCAGTACCAGGGGTTCGCGGACATCGGGATGGGCATAGGCATGGTTGTCGCGGGGCTCGCGTCCGTCATCATCGGTGGGGCCATCATCGCGCCTTCGTCCACGGGCCTCGCCACGTTCGGCGTGGTGGCCGGGTCGGTAATCTATAGATTCGCGGTGTTCGTTGCGCTCCGGCTGGGGTTCGCGCCGACAGATCTCAAGATCGTTACAGCGGCTCTCGTAGTGATAGCCTTATCGGGGCCTGTCATCAGGAGGACCCTCGGCATGGAAAGGAGGCGGGCGCTCGGCCATGGTAAAGCTGAGGCATCTTCGGAAAACGTTTTTGCCAGGAACCACTAA
- a CDS encoding ABC transporter substrate-binding protein: MASRKSGASRAILYVAVLVVLGAALLVANAIQKRSAVTTIGIMQIIEHPALDAAKKGFLDGLAEEGFTEGKDVKFESESAQGDMATAQSIAQKFVNDKVDMILAIATPTAQAAAKATSTIPILITAVTDPVAAELVKSIDSPGTNVTGTSDLTPVAKQLELLKQLVPTAQRVGIVYNAGETNSVVQVNLAREAAQALGIELVEATASSTSGVYEAAQSLVGRVDAMYVPTDNTVVSALESVIKVAEESRIPLVVGEEDGVRRGALATVGIDYYALGKQTAKMAAKILREKAKPSEMPIEYQENVRLVINLKAAEKMGVTVPQSLIDQAYEVIQ; this comes from the coding sequence ATGGCTTCCAGAAAGTCGGGTGCGTCACGGGCGATCCTTTACGTGGCCGTTCTTGTGGTGCTCGGCGCGGCGCTGCTTGTTGCGAACGCGATCCAGAAGAGGTCCGCTGTCACGACCATCGGAATCATGCAGATCATCGAGCATCCCGCCCTGGACGCGGCGAAAAAGGGTTTCTTGGACGGCCTTGCTGAAGAGGGTTTCACCGAGGGTAAGGATGTCAAGTTTGAGTCGGAGAGCGCACAAGGCGACATGGCGACCGCTCAGTCCATAGCACAGAAGTTCGTGAACGACAAGGTTGACATGATCCTCGCAATAGCGACCCCGACGGCGCAGGCCGCGGCGAAAGCCACGAGCACGATCCCGATACTCATCACGGCGGTGACCGACCCGGTGGCGGCCGAGCTCGTAAAGTCGATCGACAGCCCCGGCACGAACGTGACGGGCACCTCCGACCTCACGCCCGTGGCGAAGCAGTTGGAACTGCTCAAGCAACTCGTCCCGACAGCCCAGAGGGTGGGCATCGTGTACAACGCGGGCGAGACCAACTCGGTGGTACAAGTGAACCTCGCCAGGGAAGCTGCGCAGGCATTGGGCATCGAGCTCGTTGAAGCGACGGCGAGCTCGACGAGCGGGGTGTACGAGGCCGCCCAGTCTCTCGTAGGCAGGGTGGACGCGATGTACGTGCCTACCGATAACACGGTGGTATCCGCGCTCGAGTCCGTGATAAAGGTGGCCGAGGAGTCCAGGATCCCGCTCGTGGTGGGCGAGGAAGACGGTGTGAGGCGTGGTGCCCTCGCTACAGTCGGCATCGACTACTACGCGCTGGGCAAGCAGACCGCGAAGATGGCGGCGAAGATCCTCCGCGAGAAAGCCAAGCCGTCCGAGATGCCCATCGAGTATCAGGAAAACGTGCGCTTGGTCATAAACCTGAAGGCCGCGGAGAAGATGGGCGTGACCGTCCCGCAATCGCTGATAGACCAAGCTTATGAGGTGATACAGTGA
- a CDS encoding Lrp/AsnC family transcriptional regulator, translating into MIFVNDVVVLDKLDKEILSCIQRDGRMPFTAIAEKLKVAEGTVRKRVARLLEEGVARITGVVDPFRLGMNFVAMVGISVEGDSPERVVADLVKLPEVRYVAICTGAYDIMMEVVLKSNNELYEFLTHKLRKVAGIAGSQTSLVLKVCKESSAWSGWAGIEEEGGSHGRDGLCEAAGSE; encoded by the coding sequence GTGATTTTCGTGAACGATGTGGTCGTGCTGGATAAGCTCGACAAGGAGATCCTGTCGTGCATCCAGCGGGACGGTCGGATGCCCTTCACAGCCATCGCCGAGAAGCTCAAGGTCGCGGAGGGGACGGTAAGGAAGCGTGTCGCGCGCCTTCTTGAGGAAGGGGTAGCCAGGATCACCGGGGTGGTCGACCCGTTCCGCCTCGGGATGAACTTCGTCGCCATGGTCGGCATAAGCGTGGAGGGCGATTCGCCCGAACGCGTCGTGGCCGACCTCGTGAAATTGCCCGAGGTAAGGTACGTCGCCATCTGTACCGGGGCCTACGACATCATGATGGAGGTCGTGCTCAAGTCCAACAACGAGCTTTACGAGTTTCTCACGCACAAGCTGAGGAAGGTGGCAGGGATCGCGGGATCCCAAACCTCCCTCGTTCTCAAGGTGTGCAAGGAAAGCTCGGCGTGGAGCGGGTGGGCCGGCATCGAGGAGGAGGGTGGGAGCCATGGACGAGACGGACTTTGCGAAGCGGCAGGCTCCGAATGA
- the pflA gene encoding pyruvate formate lyase-activating protein, producing the protein MTDHPRQTRDDTSAVKGYIHSIETMGTVDDGGIRFVLFMQGCAMRCVFCHNPDTWLRLGREVSVDEVMKEILDYKPFFEASGGGVTVSGGEPLLQHRFVRALFEACGRHGLHRALDTAGYCKHGDFESVLGCTDLLLFSIKVVDEEKHVRLTGVTNHVILANLRLAAKRGMEIVVRYVLIPAINDSDDDLHDVAALVASLEGGTVRADILPYDRMGVAKWRQLGLDCALEGVPEPTPDDIARARRIFHQHGVPLRTD; encoded by the coding sequence ATGACCGACCACCCTAGGCAGACACGCGACGACACGAGTGCAGTCAAGGGGTACATCCACTCGATCGAGACCATGGGCACCGTGGACGACGGCGGGATAAGGTTCGTGCTCTTCATGCAAGGGTGCGCCATGAGGTGCGTGTTCTGCCACAACCCAGACACTTGGCTGCGCTTGGGTCGGGAGGTGAGCGTGGATGAGGTCATGAAAGAGATCCTCGATTACAAGCCCTTCTTCGAGGCGTCGGGCGGAGGCGTGACCGTCTCCGGAGGAGAGCCGCTCCTGCAGCACAGGTTCGTGAGGGCCCTTTTCGAAGCGTGCGGTCGGCATGGTCTCCACCGAGCGCTGGACACCGCGGGGTACTGCAAACACGGGGACTTCGAATCCGTTCTCGGTTGCACCGACCTGCTCCTCTTCTCCATCAAGGTCGTGGACGAGGAGAAACACGTGAGGCTTACAGGTGTGACGAACCACGTGATCCTCGCGAACCTGCGGCTTGCTGCCAAGCGCGGGATGGAGATCGTGGTGAGGTACGTTCTCATACCTGCCATTAACGACTCTGACGATGACCTTCACGATGTCGCGGCGCTCGTGGCATCGCTAGAGGGCGGCACGGTGAGGGCGGACATCCTCCCTTATGACCGGATGGGCGTGGCCAAATGGAGACAGCTCGGCCTCGACTGCGCCCTTGAGGGCGTGCCTGAGCCTACGCCAGATGACATCGCGAGAGCCCGCCGTATTTTCCACCAACACGGCGTCCCCCTGAGAACCGACTGA
- the pflB gene encoding formate C-acetyltransferase translates to MPRRERAKVVDSFSDYYWDFKGTVWRDRIDVRDFILSNYRPYEGDGSFLVGPTRRTKALWEKCLALLAEERRRGGVYAINAKTVAGITSHPPGYIDRDLEIIVGLQTDEPLKRAINPWGGIRMVEMACREYGVDLEPRVCETFHKYRRTHNEGVFAVYTDEMRALRRCGVITGLPDAYGRGRIIGDYRRIPLYGVDRLIQEKRSDLSSPELTTITVDTIRLREEVHDQILALEELKEMARSYGYDISRPARSAREAFQWLYFGYLGAIKQQNGAAMSLGRTSTFLDIYLERDLRRGAITEEEAQELVDDFVIKLRMARQLRTRAYDELFAGDPLWVTESIGGMALDGRPLVTKTSFRVLQTLYNLGPAPEPNLTVLWSRDLPRPFREFACRVSCDTSSIQYENDDIMRPIFGDDYAIACCVSAMRVGKEMQFFGARSNLPKALLLTLNGGLDEISGAKVAPEFYRAGEGPLEFEPVWDAFTRMLGWLAGKYVDTMNVIHYMHDKYAYESLEMALHDTHVGRFMAFGIAGLSVLADSLSAIKYAKVTPRFDSRGIATEFDVEGDFPKFGNNDDRVDSLARDSVVLFHEKLKEHPAYRDARHTLSILTITSNVVYGKMTGSTPDGRKRGEPFAPGANPMHGRDTHGAVASLASVAKIPYEHAMDGISYTFSITPKALGKTPGEAVSNLAGLIDGYFAKGGHHMNVNVFRRETLLDAMEHPEKYPQLTIRVSGYAVNFVRLTREQQEEVLARTIFER, encoded by the coding sequence ATGCCGCGCCGGGAGCGTGCGAAAGTGGTCGACTCTTTCTCTGATTATTACTGGGACTTCAAGGGCACGGTCTGGCGTGACCGCATTGACGTGCGGGATTTCATTCTGAGCAACTATCGCCCCTACGAGGGTGATGGCTCATTCCTCGTGGGCCCGACGCGCCGGACCAAGGCGCTTTGGGAGAAATGCCTCGCCCTTCTCGCTGAGGAGAGGAGGCGCGGCGGGGTGTACGCGATCAACGCCAAGACCGTCGCGGGGATAACGAGCCACCCGCCGGGCTACATCGACCGCGACCTCGAGATCATCGTTGGTCTCCAAACAGACGAGCCTCTAAAGAGGGCGATAAATCCCTGGGGCGGCATCCGCATGGTTGAGATGGCGTGCAGGGAATACGGCGTAGACCTGGAGCCCAGGGTGTGTGAGACGTTCCACAAGTACCGGAGGACCCACAACGAGGGGGTCTTCGCCGTGTACACCGACGAGATGCGCGCTCTCAGGCGGTGCGGCGTCATCACGGGCCTGCCCGACGCGTATGGACGCGGGCGAATCATCGGCGACTACCGAAGGATCCCTCTCTACGGCGTGGATCGCCTGATCCAGGAGAAGCGAAGCGACCTTTCCAGTCCGGAGCTCACCACGATCACCGTGGACACCATCAGGCTGCGCGAGGAGGTTCACGACCAGATCCTTGCCCTTGAAGAACTGAAGGAGATGGCCCGTTCATACGGCTATGACATCTCACGGCCCGCGCGTTCCGCCCGAGAAGCGTTCCAATGGCTCTACTTCGGTTACCTCGGCGCTATAAAGCAGCAGAATGGCGCCGCGATGTCTCTCGGGAGGACCAGCACGTTCCTGGACATCTACCTGGAGCGTGACTTGCGCCGGGGGGCCATCACGGAAGAAGAGGCCCAGGAGCTCGTGGACGACTTCGTGATCAAGCTGCGTATGGCGAGGCAGCTTCGCACGCGAGCTTACGACGAGCTCTTCGCCGGCGACCCTCTGTGGGTCACGGAATCCATCGGCGGGATGGCCCTGGACGGCCGGCCGCTCGTTACGAAGACGAGCTTCCGGGTGCTGCAAACCCTCTACAACCTCGGCCCTGCGCCCGAGCCCAACCTCACGGTCCTGTGGTCGAGGGACCTCCCCAGGCCTTTTAGGGAATTCGCGTGCAGGGTATCTTGCGACACGAGCTCCATCCAGTACGAGAACGACGATATCATGCGACCGATTTTCGGAGATGACTACGCCATCGCCTGCTGTGTCTCGGCGATGAGGGTTGGAAAAGAGATGCAGTTCTTTGGGGCCAGGTCCAACCTGCCGAAAGCGCTCCTCCTCACGTTGAACGGAGGCTTGGACGAGATCTCCGGAGCCAAGGTGGCGCCTGAGTTCTACCGGGCAGGGGAGGGACCTCTGGAATTCGAGCCTGTGTGGGACGCGTTCACGAGGATGCTGGGGTGGCTCGCCGGCAAGTACGTGGACACGATGAACGTCATCCATTACATGCACGACAAGTACGCCTACGAGAGCCTTGAGATGGCCCTCCATGACACGCACGTGGGGAGGTTCATGGCTTTCGGAATAGCGGGCCTCTCCGTGCTCGCGGACTCGCTTTCGGCGATCAAGTACGCGAAGGTCACCCCACGGTTCGACTCGCGGGGCATAGCCACGGAGTTCGATGTGGAGGGTGACTTCCCAAAATTCGGCAACAACGACGACAGGGTGGATTCTCTCGCCCGCGACTCCGTGGTGCTGTTCCATGAGAAGCTCAAGGAGCACCCCGCGTACAGAGACGCGAGGCACACTCTTTCGATCCTCACGATCACGAGCAATGTGGTGTACGGAAAGATGACCGGGTCCACGCCGGACGGAAGGAAGCGGGGAGAGCCCTTCGCGCCGGGCGCAAACCCCATGCACGGCCGCGACACCCACGGTGCGGTCGCGTCGCTCGCGTCCGTGGCCAAGATCCCTTACGAGCACGCTATGGACGGCATCTCGTACACGTTCTCGATCACACCGAAGGCCCTCGGAAAGACTCCGGGGGAGGCTGTATCGAACCTTGCCGGCCTCATAGACGGGTACTTCGCCAAGGGCGGGCATCACATGAACGTGAACGTATTCCGGCGCGAGACCCTGCTCGATGCCATGGAGCATCCGGAGAAGTATCCGCAGCTGACCATCAGGGTGTCCGGGTACGCTGTGAACTTCGTGAGGCTCACGCGTGAACAGCAGGAGGAGGTCCTGGCGAGGACGATCTTCGAGAGATGA
- the glgA gene encoding glycogen synthase GlgA has translation MTVQELDETYRILVASPEVAPFAKTGGLADVAGSLPKALAAMGNDVRVVMPRYRGITDVRTIGDFPVWVGWRKVTAILRQGVIKARLNGAEKLVPVYFVDNYHYFDRDNMYMYFDEAERFAFFSRAILEMIRYLGWAPHIIHCNDWQTGPVPLLLREQYSRDPLYQGIATVFTIHNLQYQGNYPRETLHLLGLGEEYFTPDRIEFYGDVSFMKAGILYADVVNTVSKTYAKEIQTPEYGERMDGVLRTRSKDLHGIMNGLNYHEFNPETDARIYRNYGLGNIEDKKENKFALQRDMNLASSGAPLLGVVSRLVDQKGLDLIADAMDEMMAMDLQFVLLGTGDPYYENLFRSLRKRYPDRVAVEIGFNVVLAQRIYAGCDMFLMPSRFEPGGLGQLIAMRYGTVPIVRSTGGLADTVTNYEPELQVGNGFTFAEYSPEALIDAIRRAMDVYKDKRRWSALVENVMRHDFSWNKSAAEYMGLYGIARNKLEEVPVPA, from the coding sequence GTGACGGTACAAGAGCTTGACGAAACCTACAGGATTCTCGTGGCCTCACCTGAGGTTGCGCCGTTCGCCAAGACGGGAGGGCTCGCAGACGTCGCGGGCTCGCTCCCGAAGGCTCTCGCCGCGATGGGCAACGACGTGCGCGTGGTGATGCCCAGGTACAGAGGGATCACAGACGTCAGAACGATAGGCGACTTCCCGGTCTGGGTAGGGTGGCGTAAGGTCACGGCCATCCTGCGCCAGGGGGTGATAAAAGCTCGTCTCAACGGCGCTGAGAAGCTGGTTCCGGTGTACTTCGTCGACAACTATCACTACTTCGACAGAGATAACATGTACATGTACTTCGACGAGGCGGAGAGGTTCGCGTTCTTCTCAAGGGCGATCCTCGAGATGATCCGGTACCTCGGATGGGCTCCTCACATCATTCACTGCAACGACTGGCAGACAGGGCCAGTGCCGCTCCTCCTTCGTGAGCAGTACTCCCGCGACCCGCTCTACCAGGGAATAGCGACTGTGTTCACGATCCACAACCTTCAGTACCAGGGGAACTACCCTCGGGAGACACTCCACCTCCTGGGCCTCGGCGAGGAGTATTTCACGCCCGATCGCATCGAATTCTACGGCGACGTGAGCTTCATGAAGGCAGGCATCCTATACGCGGACGTGGTCAACACTGTGAGCAAGACCTATGCCAAGGAGATCCAGACGCCGGAGTACGGGGAGCGCATGGACGGTGTCCTGCGCACGCGTTCTAAGGATCTGCACGGCATCATGAACGGGCTCAATTACCACGAGTTCAACCCTGAGACGGATGCCCGCATTTACAGGAACTACGGCCTGGGGAACATCGAGGACAAAAAGGAAAACAAGTTCGCGCTCCAGCGCGACATGAACCTGGCCTCCTCCGGCGCACCGTTGCTCGGGGTAGTCTCTCGCCTCGTGGATCAGAAAGGGCTCGACCTCATCGCGGACGCCATGGATGAAATGATGGCGATGGACCTCCAATTCGTTCTGCTTGGCACGGGGGATCCGTACTACGAGAATCTCTTTCGCTCGCTCAGAAAGAGATATCCCGACAGGGTGGCCGTGGAGATCGGCTTCAACGTGGTCCTCGCGCAACGCATCTACGCCGGATGCGACATGTTCCTCATGCCGTCCAGGTTCGAGCCCGGTGGGCTCGGCCAGCTCATCGCCATGCGCTACGGCACGGTTCCGATAGTCCGCAGCACGGGCGGGCTTGCCGACACGGTTACGAACTACGAACCTGAGCTTCAGGTAGGCAACGGGTTTACGTTCGCCGAGTACTCGCCGGAGGCTCTCATCGATGCGATCAGGCGGGCGATGGACGTGTACAAGGACAAGCGCAGGTGGAGCGCGTTAGTTGAAAACGTCATGCGCCACGACTTTTCCTGGAACAAGTCAGCTGCCGAGTACATGGGGCTTTACGGGATAGCCAGGAACAAGCTGGAAGAGGTCCCTGTGCCCGCGTGA